Part of the Pseudomonas baltica genome is shown below.
GATTGAGTCTGAATCATAAAATTTCTCCGACCCTTAGCCCTTAGACTTCAACAGCGCGTTCGAGAACGTCAACCAGTGCCCAGGACTTGGTCTTGGCCAGCGGACGGGTTTCACGAATAGTGACCTTGTCGCCGATCTTGCACTGATTGGATTCGTCGTGAGCGTGCAGCTTAGTCGAACGCTTAACGTATTTACCGTAGATCGGGTGCTTAACGCGACGCTCGATCAGAACGGTGATGGTTTTGTCCATCTTGTCGCTGACCACACGGCCAGTCAGCGTACGGACGGTTTTTTCGGCTTCAGCCATGATCACTTACCTGCCTGCTGGTTGAGCACAGTTTTCACGCGAGCAATGTCGCGCTTCACTTGCGAGAGCAGGTGAGACTGCCCCAACTGGCCAGTTGCTTTCTGCATGCGCAGATTGAACTGGTCGCGCAGCAAGCCGAGCAGTTGCTCGTTCAGTTGCTGTGCTGATTTTTCACGAAGTTCATTCGCTTTCATCACATCACCGTCCGCTTAACAAAGGAGGTGGCGAGAGGCAGCTTTGCAGCTGCCAAGGCGAAAGCCTCACGCGCCAGCTCTTCAGTAACACCCTCGATTTCATACAGGACTTTGCCTGGCTGAATCTGGGCAACCCAATATTCTACCGAACCTTTACCTTTACCCATCCGCACTTCGAGAGGCTTCTTGGAGATCGGTTTGTCCGGGAATACACGGATCCAGATCTTGCCGCCACGTTTTACGTGACGGGTCAAAGCACGACGTGCCGACTCGATCTGACGGGCGGTGAGACGACCGCGGGCAACAGCTTTCAAGGCGAATTCGCCGAAGCTGACTTTGCTACCGCGCAGTGCCAGACCACGGTTGTGGCCAGTCATCTGCTTGCGGAACTTCGTACGCTTTGGTTGCAACATTACGCGTACCCCTTATTTAGCAGCTTTTTTACGAGGCGCTGGTGCTTGAGGCTTCAGCTCTTCCTGGCGACCACCAATTACTTCGCCTTTGAAGATCCAAACCTTGACACCGATCACACCATAAGTGGTGTGAGCTTCGTAGTTTGCGTAGTCGATATCGGCACGCAGGGTGTGCAGTGGCACACGACCCTCGCGGTACCATTCAGTACGTGCGATTTCAGCACCGCCGAGACGACCGCTCACTTGGATCTTGATGCCTTTGGCACCAATGCGCATGGCGTTCTGTACGGCGCGCTTCATGGCGCGACGG
Proteins encoded:
- the rpsQ gene encoding 30S ribosomal protein S17, whose protein sequence is MAEAEKTVRTLTGRVVSDKMDKTITVLIERRVKHPIYGKYVKRSTKLHAHDESNQCKIGDKVTIRETRPLAKTKSWALVDVLERAVEV
- the rpmC gene encoding 50S ribosomal protein L29, coding for MKANELREKSAQQLNEQLLGLLRDQFNLRMQKATGQLGQSHLLSQVKRDIARVKTVLNQQAGK
- the rplP gene encoding 50S ribosomal protein L16, which gives rise to MLQPKRTKFRKQMTGHNRGLALRGSKVSFGEFALKAVARGRLTARQIESARRALTRHVKRGGKIWIRVFPDKPISKKPLEVRMGKGKGSVEYWVAQIQPGKVLYEIEGVTEELAREAFALAAAKLPLATSFVKRTVM